In Treponema primitia ZAS-1, the DNA window ACCCAACGGGAGCTTATCAAAGACCTCAACGCCTCGGGGCTCAGCTTTGAAAACATCGATTTTTCCCGCCGCCGGTTTTACGGCTGCAACTTCAGCGGCGCTTCCTTTTCCCAATGCTCCTTTGTTGATAGTGTTATGCGGATGAGTTTTTTCGATTTCGGCAGGTTCTATGACTGCGATTTTTCAAAAAGCGATTGGCAGTTTTTAAGTTTTGGGGGGTCCTCCATTCTGAACTGTACCTTTGAAGGTTCGGAACTGGTACACATTAACTTCGGCGGCGCCGGTATTACGGAGTGCCGTTTCAATAATTCGAATTTGTATAACAGCCGTTTTATCAATGCCCAAATGGATTGCTCCGATTTTATTAATTGTAACATAAAAAAAACCTACTTTATCAAGACCAAACAGGAAGGGATATCCTTTAAGTCATCTAACACGGCGGAAGCTATCTTTGAGTACGGAGAAGGGGATTAAGTGAAAGTCTTTTTTCATTACTGCAGTTTTGGTTTCAGCAATTGCTATGTCCTTGGTACCGAGACGGCGTCTCGCGAGGCGATCATCATCGATCCGGGGAATATAGACAAGGCGATTCTCGACTTTATTGA includes these proteins:
- a CDS encoding pentapeptide repeat-containing protein yields the protein MYALTPCAAGCGRNALTGSPVCAVHAADPKKEARRIVEYITQRELIKDLNASGLSFENIDFSRRRFYGCNFSGASFSQCSFVDSVMRMSFFDFGRFYDCDFSKSDWQFLSFGGSSILNCTFEGSELVHINFGGAGITECRFNNSNLYNSRFINAQMDCSDFINCNIKKTYFIKTKQEGISFKSSNTAEAIFEYGEGD